One Streptomyces sp. NBC_01237 genomic region harbors:
- a CDS encoding PmoA family protein — MTTALLSCAGRPVGRYSYRPGSDGRPYLHPVTTLAGTPVTEEHPADHLHHLGASVAVPDVAGHNFWGGRTFVRDQGPTELDNHGVQRHLGWKLRDPDGFVEELSWEADGAELLREHRTVAVTGLSDTAWALDFSFSLTNRGTTGLSIGSPATNGRPGAGYGGFFWRAPKEPAAPAVFSGTLDGEDAVHGSAADWLALTGDGWTLVFAGATDETRRDPWFVRTTEYPGVGSSLAADRRLPVAAGATVVRRVVTVIADGRLDRDTAAALVRKVVTA; from the coding sequence ATGACCACCGCACTCCTCAGCTGCGCGGGCCGCCCCGTCGGCCGCTACAGCTACCGGCCCGGGAGCGACGGCCGCCCCTACCTCCACCCCGTCACCACCCTCGCGGGCACCCCCGTCACCGAGGAGCACCCCGCCGATCACCTCCACCACCTGGGGGCCTCCGTCGCCGTACCCGATGTGGCCGGGCACAACTTCTGGGGCGGCCGCACCTTCGTCCGCGACCAGGGCCCCACCGAACTCGACAACCATGGGGTGCAGCGCCACCTCGGCTGGAAACTCCGCGACCCGGACGGCTTCGTGGAGGAACTCAGCTGGGAGGCCGACGGCGCCGAACTGCTGCGCGAGCACCGCACCGTCGCCGTCACCGGACTCTCCGACACCGCCTGGGCACTCGACTTCTCCTTCTCCCTCACCAACCGGGGCACCACCGGCCTGTCCATCGGCAGCCCCGCCACCAACGGCCGCCCCGGCGCCGGGTACGGCGGCTTCTTCTGGCGCGCGCCCAAGGAGCCCGCCGCCCCCGCCGTGTTCAGCGGGACCCTGGACGGCGAGGACGCGGTGCACGGCAGCGCCGCCGACTGGCTGGCGCTCACCGGGGACGGCTGGACCCTCGTCTTCGCCGGGGCCACCGACGAGACCCGGCGCGACCCCTGGTTCGTCCGGACCACCGAGTACCCCGGCGTCGGCTCCTCCCTCGCCGCCGACCGCAGGCTGCCCGTCGCCGCCGGGGCCACCGTCGTCCGCCGGGTCGTCACCGTCATCGCCGACGGCAGGCTCGACCGGGACACCGCCGCCGCCCTCGTCCGCAAGGTCGTGACCGCGTGA
- a CDS encoding carbohydrate ABC transporter permease gives MTAALAEKHGTGSALPPRDDTPPPAPPRRRGRERAFDDVPRWQIYVPLGIYLLFTLIPFYWMFLFAVRPAGSTSLVPWPMTGEHFSKVWNERSFAVFFQNSMIVGVATLFTTTLVALAGGYALARFDFRIKNAFMLALLCSQFIPGALMLVPLFEIFKNLQMINSLGSVIIAETVFQLPLSIILISGFIKNVPTTLEEAAWVDGCSRFRAFCAVVLPLLRPGLIAVGSFAFVHSWNHFLFALMFLSEQDKQTIPVGLNTLIGADSVDLGALAAGGVIAAVPVVIVFAFIQKWLITGFSAGAVKG, from the coding sequence GTGACTGCCGCCCTCGCCGAGAAGCACGGCACCGGCTCCGCCCTCCCGCCCCGCGACGACACCCCGCCGCCGGCCCCGCCCCGCCGCCGAGGGCGTGAGCGCGCCTTCGACGACGTACCGCGTTGGCAGATCTATGTGCCACTGGGCATCTATCTGCTCTTCACCCTCATCCCGTTCTACTGGATGTTCCTGTTCGCCGTGCGGCCCGCGGGCTCCACCTCACTGGTGCCCTGGCCGATGACCGGCGAGCACTTCTCCAAGGTCTGGAACGAGCGCAGTTTCGCCGTCTTCTTCCAGAACAGCATGATCGTCGGCGTCGCCACCCTGTTTACCACGACGCTGGTGGCGCTGGCCGGGGGCTACGCCCTCGCCCGCTTCGACTTCAGGATCAAGAACGCCTTCATGCTGGCGCTGCTCTGCTCCCAGTTCATCCCGGGCGCGCTGATGCTCGTACCGCTCTTCGAGATTTTCAAGAACCTCCAGATGATCAACTCCCTGGGGAGCGTCATCATCGCGGAGACCGTCTTCCAGCTGCCCCTGTCGATCATCCTGATCAGCGGTTTCATCAAGAACGTGCCCACCACGCTGGAGGAGGCGGCCTGGGTGGACGGCTGCTCGCGCTTCCGGGCCTTCTGCGCGGTCGTCCTGCCGCTGCTGCGGCCCGGACTGATCGCCGTCGGCTCCTTCGCCTTCGTGCACAGCTGGAACCACTTCCTGTTCGCCCTGATGTTTCTCAGCGAGCAGGACAAGCAGACGATCCCGGTCGGCCTGAACACCCTCATCGGCGCCGACAGCGTCGACCTGGGCGCGCTCGCCGCGGGCGGAGTCATCGCCGCGGTACCCGTGGTGATCGTCTTCGCCTTCATCCAGAAGTGGCTGATCACCGGCTTCAGCGCCGGCGCCGTGAAGGGCTGA
- a CDS encoding Gfo/Idh/MocA family protein encodes MTPTPLPIVLAGARGHGRRHLANIRRLQHQGLVRLAGICELQPLTEAELAPFAGELPSQSTDFGALLDSTGARAAIICTPIQTHTELALAAAARGVHLLLEKPPAATYADFTRLSDGVRASGIACQIGFQSFGSHAVPAVRELVREGAVGTLRGIGAAGAWVRDDAYYRRAPWAGRRRLGTVDVVDGVLTNPLAHAVATALELADRGRATDVARIETELFRAHDIEADDTSSVRITTTDGLPVTAAVTLCAEQDADPYVIVHGDRGRITFWYKQDRVLLQRSGHGPEETVHGRTDLLENLAAHLATGTALLVPPHRTGAFMRVVEAVRTAPDPTPLPADAWHTGPATGTTGVRRIVRGIDATVARGADTLSLFSELGVPWARPREVSTP; translated from the coding sequence ATGACTCCCACCCCGCTGCCCATCGTGCTCGCCGGGGCCAGGGGCCACGGCCGCCGGCACCTCGCCAACATCCGCCGCCTCCAGCACCAGGGCCTCGTCCGCCTCGCCGGGATCTGTGAACTCCAGCCGCTGACCGAGGCGGAACTCGCCCCCTTCGCCGGTGAGCTCCCCTCCCAGTCGACCGACTTCGGGGCGCTCCTCGACTCCACCGGGGCCCGTGCCGCCATCATCTGCACCCCCATCCAGACCCACACCGAACTGGCCCTGGCGGCTGCCGCCCGCGGCGTCCACCTCCTCCTGGAGAAGCCGCCCGCCGCCACCTACGCCGACTTCACCCGCCTGAGCGACGGCGTACGGGCGTCCGGCATCGCCTGCCAGATCGGCTTCCAGTCCTTCGGCTCGCACGCCGTGCCCGCCGTCCGCGAACTCGTCCGCGAAGGCGCCGTCGGCACCCTCCGGGGCATCGGCGCGGCCGGCGCCTGGGTCCGCGACGACGCCTACTACCGGCGCGCGCCCTGGGCCGGACGCCGCAGGCTCGGCACCGTCGACGTGGTCGACGGCGTCCTCACCAACCCCCTCGCCCACGCCGTCGCCACCGCACTCGAACTCGCCGACAGGGGCCGGGCGACGGACGTGGCCCGCATCGAGACCGAACTGTTCCGGGCCCATGACATCGAGGCGGACGACACCAGCAGCGTCCGCATCACCACCACGGACGGACTGCCGGTCACCGCCGCCGTCACCCTCTGCGCGGAACAGGACGCGGACCCCTATGTGATCGTCCACGGCGACCGCGGCCGGATCACCTTCTGGTACAAGCAGGACCGGGTGCTCCTCCAGCGCTCCGGCCACGGCCCCGAGGAGACCGTCCACGGGCGCACCGACCTCCTGGAGAACCTGGCCGCCCACCTCGCCACCGGCACCGCACTCCTCGTACCGCCGCACCGCACCGGCGCGTTCATGCGCGTCGTCGAAGCCGTCCGCACCGCCCCCGACCCCACCCCGCTGCCCGCCGACGCCTGGCACACCGGGCCCGCCACGGGCACCACCGGCGTGCGCCGGATCGTCCGCGGCATCGACGCCACGGTCGCCCGGGGCGCCGACACCCTCAGCCTCTTCTCCGAACTAGGCGTCCCCTGGGCGCGACCCCGTGAGGTGAGTACCCCATGA